The DNA segment GGGCATCATCTTCAGGGCGCTCATGTTCTCCGCGCCGCCGCCCTTGGCCATGAAGGTGATTTTGAAAGCATCGCCGGGAACCAAATCCCAATGGATGAAAACCGGGGTGTTGTCGCCGCTGTTCTTGCGGCTGAGCGGGTCGCAGACCGACTTGCGCAAATAACCTTCGCCGTAGCCCTCGGCCGTGCCCTGGCTGATGGCGTCATGGAGGCTCTTGAAGCCGTCGTACCCGAGCTTGACCTTCTCCCCCATTTCGACGAAGAAGACGGCCAGGCCGGTATCCTGGCACAGGGCCAGCTTTTCGGCGAAGGCGATGTCGGCGTTCTGCAGGATCTGCTGCAGGATCTCTTTGCCGGACGGGGATTCCTCCGTGACCAGATAGGACGCGATCAGTTTTTTCAAATCGGGATCAATGACGAAATTGGCGTCCTGAACGGCCTGCTTGATCTTTTCTTTTACTTCCTTAAGACTTATTTTTTTCATTTGTGCCTCATGAAATAAAATTCAGAGCCGGAAGCGATACTTTAGTATTTTTCTTGAGATTAGTCAAGAGGAGGCGCGAAAATGGTCCGGACGGCTTCCCGATAGGGGCACGGCGCGCCGTGCCCCTACCCTGTTAGGCATGGCGCCTATTTCACCGCTTTCACAGCCTTCTTGACCGCGTCCCTCAGCAGTTTGAGGGGCGGAGCCTTGATGAACTTCTTTTTCATCAGCAGGCCCATGGCATCGCGGGCTTCCTGGATATCGGCCATGGTTTTGTCGAACACGTCCTGCCAGGTATAGGTGGTGATACGGGCCACACCATTCTTGATGGCCTCCATGGCCACGTCGGCCGCTTCCTGGGCGAAGACCTCGGTCTCGTCCATGGTCGGCATGATGCGGTCGGGATTGAGACCCTTCTTCTGGGCGAAATTGGCCATGGAATAGGCGGCGGCGATGGCCATTTCGTCGGTGATCTTCTTCGCCCGCACCACCAGCGCCCCCTTGAGGATGCCGGGGAAGCCCAGCGAGTTGTTCACCTGGTTGGCGAAGTCGGACCGCCCCGTCGCCACGATCCGGGCGCCCGCGGCCTTC comes from the Candidatus Aminicenantes bacterium genome and includes:
- a CDS encoding fumarate hydratase codes for the protein MKKISLKEVKEKIKQAVQDANFVIDPDLKKLIASYLVTEESPSGKEILQQILQNADIAFAEKLALCQDTGLAVFFVEMGEKVKLGYDGFKSLHDAISQGTAEGYGEGYLRKSVCDPLSRKNSGDNTPVFIHWDLVPGDAFKITFMAKGGGAENMSALKMMPPSAGAKGIEDFVVDTVLKAGPNPCPPTIVGIGIGGNFDTSALLAKKALLRQPVGSPHADPLYAEMEKRILERINKLGIGPMGLGGRTTSLAVHIVSHPCHIASFPVAVNLNCHSHRVVEMDF
- a CDS encoding malate dehydrogenase; its protein translation is PGPGKVTPEWVKGMAKDAVLFACANPIPAIWPWEAKAAGARIVATGRSDFANQVNNSLGFPGILKGALVVRAKKITDEMAIAAAYSMANFAQKKGLNPDRIMPTMDETEVFAQEAADVAMEAIKNGVARITTYTWQDVFDKTMADIQEARDAMGLLMKKKFIKAPPLKLLRDAVKKAVKAVK